A single Methanomassiliicoccales archaeon DNA region contains:
- a CDS encoding polyprenyl synthetase family protein: MLPIKLTWDAPIKREMKQVEEELRKSVRSEEHLLTDICMHVIGAGGKRIRPGIALLAYKAVDGKEMDKFIGIAASFELIHSASLIHDDINDAGDIRRGKVAAYKKFGVQKALVAGDFLFVRSFRLGGAWDKRVVEIISDACTATAESEMLQSAHDFDAKTSRDVYIKVIEGKTAKPIEAAALVGAYLGKATEEQARALGDYGFNLGIAFQIIDDILDIDGNEKELGKPKGIDLTDGKSTLPLIFAMNDPEEGKRISKIFVKRKKSQKEVKEALSLILRTDAIQTSRRAAHGYAEKANAALDVLPDTPYKKALKELARVVVSRRT; the protein is encoded by the coding sequence ATGTTGCCGATAAAGTTGACCTGGGATGCCCCCATCAAGAGAGAAATGAAGCAGGTCGAAGAGGAGCTGCGCAAGAGCGTGCGCTCCGAGGAGCATCTCCTCACCGATATCTGCATGCACGTCATCGGCGCAGGGGGAAAACGCATCCGGCCGGGGATCGCGCTTCTCGCTTACAAGGCCGTGGACGGAAAGGAGATGGATAAGTTCATCGGCATCGCCGCCTCCTTCGAGCTCATCCACAGCGCCAGCCTCATCCACGACGATATCAACGATGCGGGCGATATCCGCCGAGGGAAGGTGGCCGCCTACAAGAAGTTCGGAGTGCAGAAAGCCCTCGTCGCAGGTGATTTCCTCTTCGTCCGCTCCTTCCGTCTCGGTGGCGCCTGGGACAAGCGGGTGGTGGAGATAATCTCCGATGCCTGCACCGCCACCGCCGAGAGCGAGATGCTGCAGAGCGCGCACGACTTCGACGCCAAGACCTCTAGGGACGTGTACATCAAGGTCATCGAGGGCAAGACCGCCAAGCCCATCGAGGCCGCCGCGCTGGTGGGAGCGTACCTGGGAAAGGCGACTGAAGAGCAGGCTCGGGCCCTGGGCGACTACGGCTTCAACCTCGGCATAGCATTCCAGATCATCGACGACATCCTCGACATCGACGGCAACGAGAAAGAGCTGGGAAAACCGAAGGGCATCGACCTCACCGACGGCAAGTCCACGCTGCCGCTGATATTCGCCATGAACGATCCTGAGGAGGGCAAGCGCATCTCCAAGATATTCGTGAAGCGCAAGAAGTCCCAGAAGGAGGTGAAGGAGGCTTTGTCCCTGATACTGAGGACCGACGCCATCCAGACCTCCAGGCGGGCGGCGCATGGATATGCGGAGAAGGCCAACGCCGCTCTTGATGTACTTCCAGACACGCCCTACAAGAAAGCCTTGAAGGAGCTCGCCCGCGTGGTGGTGAGCCGCCGCACCTGA